In Fusobacterium sp. IOR10, one genomic interval encodes:
- a CDS encoding hemolysin III family protein → MRQNLEEYLNAISHYIGAGLSLVALILMVMKSSKTFEVGYTVGCVIFGLALIFLYSMSGTYHILKQGKTKNTFRVLDHVAIYVLISASYTPYIFTVLHGRTRWIIFAAQWGLTFLGIIFKIFFTGRFKGVSTLIYLFMGWMIMFVFKDIKLALSSISLDFLIIGGITYSVGALFYMMKRLKFSHCIWHMFVIGGSFFNFLSIYYIV, encoded by the coding sequence ATGAGACAAAATTTAGAAGAATATCTAAATGCAATAAGTCATTATATAGGAGCAGGGTTGTCATTAGTTGCTTTAATTTTAATGGTTATGAAATCTTCTAAAACATTTGAAGTGGGATATACAGTGGGATGCGTAATTTTTGGATTAGCATTAATATTTCTATATTCAATGTCAGGAACATATCATATTTTAAAACAAGGAAAAACAAAAAATACATTTAGGGTTTTAGACCATGTGGCTATTTATGTTTTAATTTCAGCGTCTTATACCCCATATATTTTTACTGTATTACATGGTAGAACTAGATGGATTATTTTTGCTGCCCAATGGGGACTTACATTTCTTGGTATTATTTTTAAAATCTTTTTTACAGGTAGATTTAAAGGAGTTTCAACATTAATTTATTTGTTTATGGGTTGGATGATAATGTTTGTATTTAAAGATATTAAACTAGCTTTAAGTAGCATATCTTTAGATTTTTTAATTATAGGTGGAATAACTTATTCAGTGGGAGCTTTATTTTATATGATGAAAAGATTAAAATTTAGTCACTGTATATGGCATATGTTTGTAATAGGAGGAAGTTTCTTTAATTTCTTGTCTATTTACTATATAGTTTAG
- a CDS encoding nitroreductase family protein, whose product MNKSIFLKNRSYRSFTSRSIYKEELIKMIENARLGASARNAQNIRYSIVWEKDLCDEIFPNIAWAGGIKWNPSENQCPRGYIILCLPNNRNLNYNYNYFDMGIAAQNILLTATEMNLGGCIVASFNKDRIQSLLNIPDSYSPEILIALGEPAEKSSIFNAINKETNYYRDIENHHMYVPKICTCDLILKK is encoded by the coding sequence ATGAACAAAAGTATTTTTTTAAAAAATCGTTCTTATAGATCTTTTACAAGTAGAAGTATTTACAAGGAAGAGTTAATTAAAATGATTGAAAATGCTAGACTTGGAGCCAGTGCTAGAAATGCTCAGAATATTAGATACTCTATAGTTTGGGAAAAAGATTTATGTGATGAAATCTTTCCTAACATTGCTTGGGCTGGAGGGATAAAGTGGAACCCTTCTGAAAATCAATGTCCTAGAGGTTATATTATTTTATGTTTGCCAAACAATAGAAACCTTAATTATAATTATAATTATTTTGATATGGGAATAGCTGCACAAAATATACTATTAACTGCAACAGAAATGAATCTAGGAGGATGTATCGTTGCTTCCTTTAATAAAGATAGAATACAAAGTCTTTTAAATATTCCTGATAGTTACAGTCCAGAAATATTAATTGCCCTTGGGGAACCTGCAGAAAAATCTTCTATTTTTAATGCTATAAACAAGGAAACTAACTATTATCGTGATATTGAAAATCATCATATGTATGTGCCTAAAATTTGTACATGTGACCTTATATTAAAAAAATAG